The following is a genomic window from Desulfurococcaceae archaeon.
CTTGTGTGCCATGCCCACGAGCTCTGCTAGCCTACTGTACCCGAGTAGGCTAGTCCAGCTTTCCAGCCCCTTCACTATTTCATTAGCAACATTTCTATTACCTAGTAGTGCACTTCCAACCTGTACGGCCTTGGCTCCGGCGAGTATGAACTCTGCCGCATCTTTCCAGCTACTTATGCCACCACACCCCACTATTTCCGCCTTGTATTCTCTATAGACATCAAACACAACCCTTACGGCTATGGGTTTGATCGGCGGGCCTGACAACCCCCCTTGCCTATTCGAGAGCACGGGCTTCGCGGAGTACACGTCTATCGCCATTGCTCTAATAGCGTTTATCAATGTTAAAGCTTTAGCGCCGGCTTCTAAGGCTCTTCCAGAAGAATCCACCACCCTGTCGCTAAGACCGAGCTTTACGATGACCGGTATCTTGATCGCTGACGCAACCTCCTTAACCAGCTCGTACACTAGGCTGGGATCAGAGCCTAAATCGAGCCCATGTCCCTTGACGTGCGGGCAACTCAAATTAAGCTCTACAGCTGTTGCTCCTGCTTCTTCAACGATAATCGCCAACTCAGTAAACTCTTTCGCGTTCCTGCCTCCAATGCTCACCACAATGGGCTTACCGCACGCTTTTGCCCGCTCAACCAGTAGGGGTATATAGCGAGCTCCTCGATTAGCCAGCCCAACGGCGTTTAAGTATCCCCCGGACTCCAACTTTACGAGTATGGGTGGCGGGTAGCCTTCTCTCGGTTCTAGCGTAAACGTCTTTGTAACTATGGCTGAAAACCCCGCTTCCACGAGGATGTTTACGTGCTCCGGCTCCGATCCCAGTATACCGCTGGCGTTCATTACGGGGTGGCTCAGGCGCACCCCTCCAATACTAGTTTCTAGCGACGTGTTCAAGGTAATCAATCACCTCCGCGCACTCGAACACCGGCCCGTCTACGCAAAGGAGCTTTGGATGAGGCTTTAAAACACAACTTCCGCATGCTCCAAGCCCGCACTTAACCATTGCTTCAGGTGAAACGTACACGTTTACCGAGCTACTTAGCAGTCTACAAAGATCGCGTAACATGGCGCCGGGTCCCACGGCTAGTACTACATCCCACCTGGCCTTGTTTTCCGCCACCAGCTTAATTGCAAGTTGCGTAGCAGTGCCGCAAAAGCCTGTACCGCAGTCCTCGGTGGCGTAGTAGATCTCGTTCACGTCGTTAGCTACCTCTTTTAGATTGAACAGCATGTCACTACCACGTACACCCCATGCAGCATCAACTACCACTCCGTACTGAGAGGCATAACGAGCTAGGTAAGGTAACGGGGCTATTCCAACACCGCCCCCGATGAACAGCACCTTATCATAGTGACGGGGGTCAAAGCCCTTACCGAGCGGGCCTTTAATTCCAAAAAAGCCTTCGACGTCTTTAAGTGCTTTGGTACCCTCACCTACGACTTTAAAGATTATTGAAATGCTGTTCTCTCCTCCCTTATACTGGGCTATTGACATTGGTACTTCGTCCACTCCAGGTATCCACACGTTAACGAACTGCAATGGCAGGGGATCCGCGTTAAGGGGCTCTATTAGCTTAAACTCGACGTAGTAGTACTTGCTACTTAAGCGACGAATACCTGCTTTCTCGGCTACCCTGAACAATCCCTACTCCTCCCCAAACTTCTCTAAGTACTCTACTATCCTAGCGTACTCTTCCCTGGTTATGAGCCCCTCTGAATGGAGTTCTCTAAACAACCACCTAGCCGTTACTAGGGCGTGTAGCTCAACGCCGTACTGTCTAAGTAGCTTCTTAGCGCCTTGCCCCCTGTCAACTATTACGACGGCCTTAACGGGCATGGCACCTGCTTCTACGAGGTGTTGCACAGCCTTCGCGATGGAGCTACC
Proteins encoded in this region:
- the pyrD gene encoding dihydroorotate dehydrogenase PyrD; this encodes MNTSLETSIGGVRLSHPVMNASGILGSEPEHVNILVEAGFSAIVTKTFTLEPREGYPPPILVKLESGGYLNAVGLANRGARYIPLLVERAKACGKPIVVSIGGRNAKEFTELAIIVEEAGATAVELNLSCPHVKGHGLDLGSDPSLVYELVKEVASAIKIPVIVKLGLSDRVVDSSGRALEAGAKALTLINAIRAMAIDVYSAKPVLSNRQGGLSGPPIKPIAVRVVFDVYREYKAEIVGCGGISSWKDAAEFILAGAKAVQVGSALLGNRNVANEIVKGLESWTSLLGYSRLAELVGMAHKD
- a CDS encoding dihydroorotate dehydrogenase, producing MFRVAEKAGIRRLSSKYYYVEFKLIEPLNADPLPLQFVNVWIPGVDEVPMSIAQYKGGENSISIIFKVVGEGTKALKDVEGFFGIKGPLGKGFDPRHYDKVLFIGGGVGIAPLPYLARYASQYGVVVDAAWGVRGSDMLFNLKEVANDVNEIYYATEDCGTGFCGTATQLAIKLVAENKARWDVVLAVGPGAMLRDLCRLLSSSVNVYVSPEAMVKCGLGACGSCVLKPHPKLLCVDGPVFECAEVIDYLEHVARN